A genomic region of Vitreimonas flagellata contains the following coding sequences:
- a CDS encoding M48 family metallopeptidase, producing the protein MILARYADGRAAVTHDAQVELGPDSLTIQVGDQAHVWVYAELRRADDGSGRIMLKRKPDTGERLMLEQSSDLQSAAPELFKPRAFGIEGRVVVGGLVTAAWSIAAIFLIGIPLAAAPIADMIPERQRNQIADISWSQVNAFTDYCDDSDEAARILNDVAYRMMERSNVARRDDIWITIVDAPFPNAFALPDYSIIVTDDLIEMAESPDEVTGVIAHEIAHIEHNHVMKNIIRNVGAGVFFDIVFGGAGAGQAIAIASVNLTGLRYSRDDETDADLRGFEYMDAAGIDTGGVARLFARFTEMAEEQGGGDIPTLLSSHPASAERAATARARSRPGLAPSISDADWRIVRAACGGLEDEPAEIPPTETPESDETPPTPPAPAPTNPTPPLDGGAGKPEGPGPMPKPADAKAIAPRTGGLPSLSRAS; encoded by the coding sequence ATGATCCTCGCGCGCTACGCCGACGGCCGCGCCGCGGTCACGCATGACGCCCAGGTTGAACTCGGGCCCGACTCGCTGACGATCCAAGTCGGCGATCAAGCGCACGTTTGGGTTTATGCCGAGCTCCGCCGCGCCGATGATGGCTCCGGCCGCATCATGCTGAAGCGCAAGCCCGATACAGGTGAGCGCCTGATGCTGGAGCAGAGCTCCGATTTACAAAGTGCGGCGCCCGAGCTCTTCAAGCCACGCGCTTTCGGCATCGAAGGCCGCGTCGTGGTTGGCGGTTTGGTCACCGCCGCTTGGAGCATCGCCGCAATCTTTCTGATTGGCATCCCGCTCGCTGCGGCGCCCATCGCGGACATGATCCCAGAGCGCCAGCGCAACCAGATCGCGGACATCTCCTGGTCGCAAGTGAACGCGTTCACCGATTATTGCGACGACAGCGACGAGGCCGCGCGCATCCTCAATGACGTCGCCTATCGCATGATGGAGCGTTCCAACGTCGCGCGCCGTGATGACATCTGGATCACCATCGTCGATGCGCCATTCCCCAACGCGTTCGCGCTGCCGGATTATTCAATCATCGTCACCGACGATTTGATCGAGATGGCCGAGAGCCCGGACGAGGTGACCGGCGTGATCGCACACGAGATCGCGCACATCGAACACAACCACGTCATGAAGAACATCATCCGCAATGTCGGCGCGGGCGTGTTCTTCGACATCGTGTTCGGCGGTGCGGGCGCCGGCCAAGCCATCGCCATCGCCTCGGTCAACCTCACCGGGCTGCGCTACAGTCGCGACGACGAAACCGACGCCGACCTGCGCGGCTTCGAATACATGGATGCGGCCGGAATCGACACGGGCGGCGTCGCCCGCCTTTTCGCCCGCTTCACCGAAATGGCCGAAGAACAAGGCGGCGGCGATATCCCCACGCTGCTTTCAAGCCACCCCGCCAGCGCCGAACGCGCCGCCACCGCCCGCGCCCGTTCGCGGCCGGGCTTGGCGCCCTCCATCAGCGACGCCGATTGGCGGATCGTGCGCGCCGCATGCGGCGGGCTGGAGGATGAACCAGCCGAGATCCCGCCCACCGAGACGCCGGAATCGGACGAAACCCCACCTACGCCTCCGGCCCCGGCGCCCACAAACCCCACGCCGCCGCTCGACGGCGGCGCCGGCAAGCCGGAAGGCCCCGGCCCGATGCCAAAGCCGGCCGACGCCAAGGCCATCGCGCCGCGCACCGGCGGGCTTCCATCCCTGAGCCGGGCAAGCTAG
- a CDS encoding sensor histidine kinase, translating into MGPRSDVAALAHFLRIDEDERAALAAGRVTLEAALPHAVDLLYDDMRRHAPALGKFVDEPHLQRARAGQLNHWRWLVAGEFGATHAERAKRIGEAHARIGLDHGFYIGGYALVLAELVRALLRNAAIAADMRARTVTALLKCAMLDISIVLSAYLDAADAESTARARFFAGLGDDLRTPLNVIIGYAELILEDLPPQLSTTDDLNHVIRSGERLRRLINGLLEVARVQTDAAAGFDVIDPAVVVGAAVEIVREEAASRRVNIKVFGVVPPVFTDSEKLGRCLHILLRNAARFTVDGDVEVRMSHTRGLGEDVVTFDVRDTGIGLSSAQLARLFGDGAMTEMRDRGGPGFGLMVARTLAKQLNGELSARSELGKGSVFTLQIHCPLQERG; encoded by the coding sequence ATGGGGCCGAGGAGCGATGTTGCGGCGTTGGCGCACTTTCTGCGCATCGACGAAGACGAGCGCGCGGCGTTGGCGGCGGGGCGCGTCACGCTTGAGGCGGCGCTGCCGCATGCGGTCGACCTGCTCTACGACGATATGCGCCGACACGCGCCGGCTTTGGGCAAGTTCGTAGACGAGCCGCACCTGCAGCGCGCACGCGCCGGGCAATTGAATCATTGGCGCTGGCTCGTCGCGGGTGAATTCGGCGCAACCCATGCTGAACGCGCCAAACGGATCGGCGAGGCGCACGCGCGCATTGGCCTGGATCATGGCTTTTACATTGGCGGATATGCGCTGGTGCTCGCCGAGTTGGTGCGTGCGTTGTTGCGGAACGCTGCGATCGCGGCGGACATGCGTGCGCGAACGGTCACGGCTTTGCTGAAATGCGCGATGCTGGACATCAGCATCGTGCTCTCTGCTTATCTGGACGCCGCAGATGCGGAGAGCACGGCGCGAGCGCGCTTCTTTGCGGGCCTTGGCGATGATCTGCGCACGCCTTTGAATGTGATTATTGGCTACGCCGAGCTCATCCTCGAAGATTTGCCGCCGCAGCTCAGCACGACCGATGATCTGAACCACGTCATCCGCTCCGGCGAGCGTCTGCGGCGGTTGATCAACGGGCTGCTGGAAGTGGCGCGAGTGCAGACTGATGCCGCCGCAGGCTTTGATGTGATTGACCCTGCCGTCGTGGTGGGCGCCGCGGTTGAAATCGTGCGCGAGGAAGCGGCGAGCCGGCGCGTGAACATCAAAGTGTTCGGCGTGGTGCCGCCCGTGTTCACGGATTCGGAAAAGCTTGGGCGCTGCTTGCACATTCTGTTGCGCAACGCCGCGCGCTTCACCGTGGACGGCGATGTCGAAGTGCGCATGTCGCACACGCGGGGGTTGGGCGAGGATGTCGTCACATTCGACGTGCGCGACACCGGTATTGGCCTCAGTAGCGCGCAGCTTGCGCGCCTGTTCGGCGATGGCGCCATGACGGAGATGCGCGATCGCGGTGGGCCGGGCTTCGGGTTGATGGTGGCGCGTACGCTCGCCAAGCAGCTCAATGGCGAGCTGAGTGCGCGCAGTGAATTGGGCAAGGGCAGCGTGTTCACGCTACAGATACATTGTCCTTTGCAGGAGAGAGGTTGA
- a CDS encoding M28 family metallopeptidase — MRLRHVALAAVFALAACASASQTTETLPPPPNATAFAAPPLSAAALLEHTRTLASDEFEGRAPGTNGERLTVDYVSRSFAAAGLEPGVTLPDGTRSWVQETQLSAATLTNTPTLTLRGRDGARDYAYATQFSAWTRRLEPTINIESAELVFVGYGVNAPELGWNDYEGVDVRGKIVVILINDPDFETGDDRGFGGRAMTYYGRWTYKFEEAGRQGAAGALIVHETAPASYPWAVIQSSTGSARWDVVRANGGADRAGFEGWMNNEVAMETFRRAGLDFNQLKARAQQRGFRAVPMNLSGSVRLETTVETRTTSNIVGVLPGRTRPDETILYSAHWDHLGRCPAIDGDDICNGALDNATGTSALIELARRYHTQGAPERSVAFIALTAEEQGLLGALYYMQNPIFPARNTVAAINMDGINNAGLTRDIEVVGFGKSEMDDLIVEAARAQGRRVEPDSAPEAGYFYRSDHLHFAQLGIPVLYTSNGIDMVDGGVARGRAINEAYTANNYHKPSDEVTADWDMSGGAQDLELLYAVGRRLADGNEWPQWRENAEFRAARTASGR; from the coding sequence ATGAGACTACGCCACGTCGCACTTGCGGCCGTGTTCGCGTTGGCCGCCTGCGCCAGCGCGAGCCAAACCACAGAGACTCTGCCGCCGCCGCCAAACGCGACGGCATTCGCCGCGCCGCCGTTGTCGGCGGCAGCGTTGCTAGAGCACACGCGCACGCTGGCGTCGGATGAATTCGAAGGTCGCGCGCCGGGCACCAATGGCGAGCGCCTGACGGTGGATTATGTCTCGCGCTCGTTTGCAGCTGCGGGTCTGGAGCCGGGCGTCACTTTGCCGGACGGCACGCGGTCGTGGGTGCAAGAAACGCAATTGAGCGCAGCCACGCTCACCAACACGCCGACGTTGACGCTGCGCGGCCGCGATGGCGCGCGCGACTATGCGTACGCGACACAATTTTCGGCGTGGACGCGCCGTCTTGAGCCGACGATCAACATCGAGAGCGCCGAACTCGTGTTCGTCGGCTACGGCGTCAACGCGCCAGAGCTTGGCTGGAACGATTACGAAGGCGTTGATGTGCGCGGCAAGATCGTTGTCATCCTGATCAACGATCCGGATTTCGAAACCGGCGATGATCGGGGCTTCGGCGGTCGCGCAATGACGTATTATGGTCGTTGGACCTACAAGTTCGAAGAGGCTGGCCGTCAGGGTGCTGCCGGTGCGCTGATTGTGCACGAAACAGCGCCGGCCTCTTACCCGTGGGCCGTGATCCAAAGCTCGACTGGAAGTGCGCGATGGGACGTCGTGCGCGCCAATGGCGGCGCGGATCGCGCGGGCTTTGAAGGTTGGATGAACAATGAGGTGGCGATGGAAACGTTCCGTCGTGCGGGTCTCGATTTCAACCAGCTGAAAGCGCGCGCACAACAGCGCGGTTTCCGTGCGGTGCCGATGAACCTCTCTGGCTCAGTGCGCCTAGAAACGACCGTGGAAACGCGCACCACGTCGAACATTGTCGGTGTGTTGCCGGGCCGTACGCGTCCGGATGAGACCATTCTCTATTCGGCGCACTGGGATCACCTCGGCCGTTGCCCAGCGATCGACGGCGACGACATCTGCAACGGCGCGCTCGACAACGCGACCGGGACGTCGGCCTTGATCGAGCTTGCGCGTCGCTATCACACGCAGGGTGCGCCGGAGCGGTCAGTGGCGTTCATTGCGCTGACGGCTGAAGAGCAGGGCCTTTTGGGCGCGCTCTATTACATGCAAAACCCGATCTTCCCGGCGCGCAACACGGTGGCGGCAATCAATATGGACGGCATCAACAATGCCGGCCTGACGCGCGACATCGAAGTTGTCGGCTTCGGTAAGAGCGAAATGGATGATCTGATTGTCGAGGCGGCGCGCGCGCAGGGTCGTCGCGTTGAACCGGATTCAGCGCCGGAAGCCGGCTATTTCTATCGTTCGGACCATCTGCATTTCGCGCAACTGGGCATTCCGGTGCTCTACACGTCGAATGGCATTGATATGGTCGATGGCGGCGTGGCGCGCGGCCGCGCCATCAACGAGGCCTACACCGCCAACAATTATCACAAGCCGTCGGACGAAGTGACGGCCGATTGGGATATGAGCGGCGGCGCGCAAGACCTCGAATTGCTCTACGCGGTGGGCCGTCGCCTCGCCGATGGCAATGAATGGCCGCAATGGCGCGAGAACGCGGAATTCCGCGCCGCGCGCACGGCGTCGGGCCGCTAA
- a CDS encoding cysteine synthase A — protein MAIYNSVLDSIGNTPLIKLKRASEETGCTILGKAEFLNPGQSVKDRAALAIVKDAEAKGLLKPGGVIVEGTAGNTGIGLALVGGALGYRTIVVMPRTQSQEKKDAVRALGAELVEVDAVPAANENHYPKVARRIAEEKAKTEPNGAIWANQFDNVANRQGHIDTTAPEIWNDTQGKVDGFICAVGSGGTLGGVSMGLKAKNKDVVIGIADPGGAALFNYYKHGALKAEGTSITEGIGQGRITANLEGVVVDEAFRIEDKDWLPVMYSLVQDEGLSVGGSSALNVLGAIELAKKLGPGKTIVTILCDYGNRYMGKLFNPEFLRSKDLPTPPWLG, from the coding sequence ATGGCGATCTACAATTCGGTTCTCGATTCCATTGGCAATACGCCGCTGATTAAGTTGAAGCGCGCCTCGGAAGAGACTGGCTGCACCATCCTGGGCAAGGCGGAGTTTCTGAACCCCGGCCAATCGGTGAAAGACCGCGCAGCGCTCGCCATCGTGAAGGACGCCGAGGCGAAGGGCTTGCTGAAGCCGGGCGGCGTGATCGTGGAGGGCACGGCCGGCAACACGGGCATTGGTCTGGCGCTCGTGGGCGGCGCGCTTGGCTATCGCACGATCGTTGTGATGCCGCGTACGCAGAGCCAGGAAAAGAAAGACGCCGTGCGCGCGCTGGGCGCCGAGCTTGTTGAAGTCGACGCCGTGCCGGCCGCCAACGAGAACCATTATCCGAAAGTCGCGCGTCGGATCGCCGAAGAGAAGGCGAAAACCGAGCCGAACGGCGCGATCTGGGCCAATCAATTCGACAACGTCGCCAATCGCCAGGGCCACATCGATACGACCGCGCCCGAAATCTGGAACGACACGCAAGGCAAGGTCGACGGCTTTATCTGCGCGGTAGGCTCAGGCGGCACGCTCGGCGGCGTGAGCATGGGCTTGAAGGCGAAGAACAAGGATGTGGTGATTGGTATTGCTGATCCCGGTGGCGCCGCGCTCTTCAATTATTACAAGCACGGCGCGCTGAAGGCCGAAGGCACATCGATCACAGAAGGCATTGGCCAAGGCCGCATCACCGCGAACCTGGAAGGCGTCGTGGTCGATGAGGCGTTTCGCATCGAGGACAAGGATTGGCTGCCGGTGATGTATAGCCTCGTGCAGGACGAGGGCCTGAGCGTGGGCGGCTCGTCGGCGCTGAATGTTCTGGGTGCGATCGAGCTGGCGAAGAAGCTGGGGCCCGGCAAGACGATCGTCACCATCCTCTGCGATTACGGCAATCGCTATATGGGCAAGCTCTTCAATCCAGAATTCCTGCGCTCGAAGGATTTACCGACGCCGCCCTGGCTGGGCTGA
- a CDS encoding DUF898 family protein has product MTLEAAPTQAFAHSGKLGNVLGLAFKNAGLTLATLTLYRFWARTSMRRRLWSRVWVMGDPLEYTGSAWELFRGFLISLPCFFLPAIFIFYIAPLMMDPVAATWLAIAFYIIANPLIAAARYLMRRYQLSRTRWRGIRFGLAGSSARYAFASFGWTILQTLSLGWYTPAARMNRAKLMWDNARFGDQPFQFVDDGESPQKGMWWPFAMGWFGSLLAMFVAYFIVFMIAFAAGLGEYISQSAESSEQAAMIFVGIGIASLVLGLLLMTLAWAPYNAAAMNRIASLIELDGARFKLKAKTFSLFGITLAGWLITIFSLTLLAPVAGFLQVRYVINRLEVIGAPKFSEIGQGIVPEGSSGEGLGDAFDLDMGVGVV; this is encoded by the coding sequence ATGACGCTAGAAGCAGCGCCAACACAAGCCTTCGCCCACAGCGGCAAGTTGGGCAATGTCCTGGGGCTGGCGTTCAAGAACGCCGGGCTGACCCTGGCCACGCTCACGCTTTACCGTTTCTGGGCCCGAACCTCGATGCGCCGCCGGCTCTGGTCGCGCGTTTGGGTGATGGGGGACCCGCTCGAATATACCGGCTCCGCCTGGGAGCTCTTCCGCGGTTTCCTGATCTCGCTGCCCTGCTTTTTCCTGCCGGCGATCTTCATCTTCTATATCGCACCGCTGATGATGGACCCGGTGGCCGCGACGTGGCTTGCCATCGCCTTCTATATCATCGCCAATCCGCTGATCGCCGCCGCGCGCTATCTGATGCGCCGCTACCAACTCTCGCGCACGCGTTGGCGCGGCATCCGCTTCGGGCTTGCCGGCTCGTCGGCGCGCTACGCGTTCGCCTCGTTTGGCTGGACGATCCTGCAGACGCTCTCGCTTGGCTGGTACACGCCAGCCGCACGCATGAACCGCGCCAAGCTGATGTGGGACAATGCCCGCTTCGGCGATCAGCCCTTTCAATTCGTCGATGACGGCGAAAGCCCGCAGAAGGGCATGTGGTGGCCGTTCGCGATGGGCTGGTTCGGCTCGCTGCTCGCAATGTTCGTCGCCTACTTTATCGTCTTCATGATCGCGTTTGCGGCAGGCCTCGGCGAATACATCAGCCAGAGCGCGGAATCCTCCGAGCAAGCGGCGATGATCTTCGTCGGCATTGGTATCGCCTCGCTTGTGTTGGGCTTGTTGCTGATGACCTTGGCTTGGGCGCCCTACAACGCCGCCGCCATGAACCGCATCGCGTCGCTCATCGAACTAGACGGCGCGCGTTTCAAACTCAAAGCCAAAACCTTCTCTCTCTTCGGCATCACGCTCGCCGGCTGGCTCATCACCATCTTTTCGCTGACGCTGCTGGCGCCCGTCGCCGGCTTCTTGCAGGTCCGCTACGTGATCAACCGGCTAGAAGTGATCGGCGCGCCGAAATTCTCCGAAATCGGCCAAGGCATTGTGCCTGAGGGTTCGTCCGGCGAAGGTTTGGGCGATGCGTTCGACCTCGACATGGGAGTGGGCGTCGTATGA
- a CDS encoding glutathione S-transferase family protein, which translates to MSDAFTLYGSSSSGNSLKPKWVADKLGIPFRWVEVNTFNGETRTPEFLKLNPAGQAPVIVYPDGRALAQSNAIMLHLAEGSALVPRDAFARAKMFEWMFWEQYSHEPTIAVRIARKHYLGMSDAELDPALLTKGNAALARLELQLAQTSYLVGQGLTLADVALVAYTRVAHRGGFDLGQYPAVKAWVARVEGDLGLKPAD; encoded by the coding sequence ATGTCTGATGCATTTACGCTGTACGGCAGCTCATCGAGCGGCAATTCGCTGAAGCCGAAATGGGTGGCCGATAAGCTGGGCATTCCGTTTCGTTGGGTGGAGGTGAACACGTTCAATGGCGAAACGCGCACGCCGGAATTTCTGAAACTCAATCCAGCGGGCCAAGCGCCGGTGATCGTATATCCCGACGGTCGCGCACTCGCGCAATCGAATGCGATCATGCTGCATCTGGCCGAGGGCAGTGCGCTTGTGCCGAGAGACGCCTTCGCGCGCGCGAAAATGTTCGAGTGGATGTTCTGGGAGCAATACAGCCACGAGCCGACGATCGCGGTGCGGATCGCGCGCAAACATTATCTGGGCATGAGTGACGCGGAGCTTGATCCGGCGTTGCTGACCAAGGGGAATGCGGCGCTGGCGCGGTTGGAGCTGCAATTGGCGCAGACCAGCTATCTCGTCGGGCAAGGCCTGACGCTGGCGGATGTGGCGCTTGTCGCTTACACCCGCGTCGCCCATCGCGGCGGCTTCGACCTTGGCCAATACCCGGCCGTGAAGGCTTGGGTCGCGCGCGTGGAAGGCGATTTGGGCCTGAAACCGGCAGATTAA
- the ccoS gene encoding cbb3-type cytochrome oxidase assembly protein CcoS, which yields MDIMIFLIPAAVLMGAIGLGAFFWSLRSGQYEDLDGAAHRILIDDE from the coding sequence ATGGACATCATGATTTTCTTGATCCCCGCGGCCGTGCTGATGGGCGCAATCGGACTTGGCGCGTTCTTTTGGAGTTTGCGGTCGGGCCAATACGAAGATCTCGACGGCGCCGCGCATCGCATTCTCATCGACGACGAGTAG
- a CDS encoding sulfite exporter TauE/SafE family protein, whose translation MEIPPELWPALLATFGLFLLVGFFAQLVDGAVGMAYGVISSSVLLAFGVPPAQVSATIHAAECFTTGASGTSHLLHKNVDWRLLLRLAPAGIVGGVIGAYLLTGFEPTFIKAFIVAYLGILGLFLLFRAIRGPREEPPHLKHVIPLGVAGGFLDASGGGGWGPIVTTTLLGRGHAPRYAIGSVNTAEFFVTVAISATFIWTMMTGRMVIEGGIGHALAALGGLVLGGLVAAPLAGYVTKIAPARLLLGAAAVLVISLSIWQGIQLWPKLLDEPILTQFFASR comes from the coding sequence TTGGAAATTCCGCCTGAACTCTGGCCGGCGCTTTTGGCGACGTTTGGCCTTTTCCTGCTGGTCGGCTTCTTCGCCCAATTGGTCGATGGGGCCGTCGGCATGGCCTATGGCGTGATTTCTTCGAGCGTGCTGTTGGCGTTTGGTGTGCCGCCGGCGCAGGTCTCCGCCACCATCCACGCCGCCGAGTGCTTCACCACCGGCGCTTCCGGCACATCGCATCTGCTGCACAAGAACGTCGATTGGCGTTTGCTGTTACGCTTGGCGCCAGCTGGTATCGTCGGCGGCGTCATTGGCGCGTATTTGCTAACGGGCTTTGAGCCGACTTTCATCAAAGCCTTCATTGTCGCCTATCTCGGCATTTTGGGACTTTTCCTGCTCTTTCGCGCGATCCGCGGGCCCCGCGAGGAGCCGCCGCATCTGAAGCACGTGATTCCGCTTGGCGTCGCCGGCGGCTTTCTCGATGCGAGCGGCGGCGGCGGTTGGGGCCCGATCGTGACGACGACCTTGCTCGGCCGCGGACATGCGCCGCGTTATGCGATCGGCTCGGTCAACACGGCTGAGTTTTTTGTTACGGTTGCGATATCAGCGACATTCATCTGGACGATGATGACCGGGCGCATGGTCATCGAAGGCGGCATCGGACACGCGCTCGCGGCGCTCGGTGGGCTGGTGCTGGGTGGCTTGGTCGCGGCGCCCTTGGCCGGGTATGTCACCAAAATCGCGCCGGCGCGGCTGCTTCTGGGGGCCGCCGCGGTGCTCGTGATTTCGCTGTCGATTTGGCAGGGCATTCAGCTCTGGCCCAAACTGCTGGACGAGCCGATCCTGACGCAGTTTTTCGCCAGCCGTTAA
- the murA gene encoding UDP-N-acetylglucosamine 1-carboxyvinyltransferase, whose product MDRIVISGGSPLNGIIPIYGAKNSALKLQAAALLCGDPLILENMPDLADTRFMVQLLASLGVEITWIKETRTLRMHAAEIASTIAPYDQVRKMRASFNVLGPLLARVGHATVSLPGGCAIGARPVDLHLKAFEAMGADIVIEQGYVKAAALRGLRGAEIEFPFVSVGATEHAMLAAVLAQGDTVLKNSAREPEIADLADCLNAMGARVEGAGTSEIRIKGVTSLKGTKHPVVGDRIEAGTYALAAATAGGDVLLSGARAEHLGALIDVMKAAGVEVRAEDRGLRIKRDASKRLKPVDFETEPFPGFPTDLQAQTMAMLCFADGQSRIRETIFENRFMHAPELARLGAQIAVHGNEAVVTGVDRLIGAPVMATDLRASVSLVIAGLAAEGDTIVNRVYHLDRGFEGLEGKLSACGARIVREKEEQA is encoded by the coding sequence ATGGATCGCATCGTTATTTCGGGCGGGTCGCCGCTCAATGGAATCATCCCGATTTACGGGGCCAAGAATTCGGCGCTGAAACTGCAGGCGGCGGCTTTGCTGTGTGGCGATCCGCTGATCCTCGAAAACATGCCGGACCTGGCCGACACGCGCTTCATGGTGCAGCTGCTGGCTTCGCTGGGCGTCGAGATCACCTGGATCAAGGAAACGCGCACGCTGCGCATGCACGCGGCCGAGATCGCCTCGACCATCGCCCCGTACGATCAAGTGCGGAAGATGCGCGCTTCGTTCAACGTGCTGGGGCCGCTTCTGGCGCGCGTCGGCCATGCGACCGTGTCGTTGCCGGGCGGCTGCGCGATCGGCGCGCGGCCGGTCGATTTGCACTTGAAGGCGTTCGAGGCGATGGGCGCCGATATCGTCATCGAGCAGGGCTATGTGAAAGCGGCGGCGCTGCGCGGCTTGAGAGGCGCCGAGATCGAGTTTCCGTTCGTATCCGTGGGCGCGACTGAGCACGCGATGCTGGCGGCCGTGCTGGCGCAGGGCGATACCGTGTTGAAGAATTCCGCACGCGAGCCGGAGATCGCCGACTTGGCCGATTGCCTGAACGCGATGGGCGCGCGGGTCGAAGGGGCGGGCACAAGCGAAATTCGCATCAAGGGTGTCACGTCGCTGAAGGGTACGAAGCACCCGGTGGTGGGCGATCGGATCGAGGCCGGCACATATGCGTTGGCGGCGGCGACGGCGGGCGGCGATGTGCTGCTGAGCGGCGCGCGTGCGGAGCATTTGGGTGCTCTGATCGATGTGATGAAAGCTGCCGGCGTTGAGGTGAGGGCTGAGGATCGCGGGCTGCGGATCAAACGCGATGCGAGCAAGCGCCTGAAGCCCGTCGATTTCGAAACCGAGCCGTTCCCCGGCTTCCCCACCGATTTGCAGGCGCAGACGATGGCGATGCTGTGTTTCGCGGACGGCCAATCGCGGATTCGCGAAACCATTTTCGAGAATCGCTTCATGCACGCGCCGGAACTCGCGCGTCTCGGCGCGCAGATCGCGGTGCACGGCAACGAAGCGGTCGTGACCGGCGTTGATCGTTTGATTGGCGCCCCGGTGATGGCGACGGATTTGCGGGCGTCGGTGAGCTTGGTGATCGCCGGCCTTGCGGCTGAGGGTGATACGATCGTCAACCGCGTGTACCATTTGGATCGCGGCTTTGAGGGCTTGGAGGGCAAGCTTTCGGCGTGCGGCGCGCGCATCGTGCGCGAGAAGGAAGAACAGGCGTAA
- a CDS encoding LuxR C-terminal-related transcriptional regulator: MARLFVLDGQPLFRDALCAVLTEAWGEGAVCAFDAEGALDDLNKGGFDVALINAETLKRVDIGGAIRAAGEAPVIITSASLNDDIARQALAAGAHGYIVKTMRGQAIVGAVALVLNGGACYPTQALPLMAADRSAARSAHSLSRREMEILHRIEQGGSNKVIARDLGLWLATVKFHVQSLLRTTGARNRVEAIINARRMGLLPVAR, translated from the coding sequence ATGGCGCGTCTGTTTGTGCTCGATGGGCAACCCTTATTTCGCGACGCGCTCTGCGCTGTGCTGACGGAGGCGTGGGGCGAAGGCGCGGTCTGCGCATTCGACGCCGAAGGCGCGCTCGATGATTTGAACAAAGGGGGCTTCGATGTTGCGCTGATCAATGCCGAGACGCTGAAGCGCGTCGACATTGGCGGCGCGATCCGCGCAGCGGGCGAGGCGCCGGTGATAATCACGTCAGCCAGTCTCAACGACGACATCGCACGCCAAGCGCTGGCGGCCGGTGCGCATGGCTATATCGTCAAGACGATGCGCGGCCAGGCGATCGTCGGCGCGGTCGCATTGGTGCTCAATGGCGGCGCCTGCTATCCCACGCAGGCGTTGCCGCTGATGGCGGCGGACCGCTCCGCCGCGCGCTCGGCGCACAGCTTGAGCCGGCGCGAGATGGAAATCTTGCACCGCATCGAACAGGGCGGCTCCAACAAGGTGATCGCGCGTGATCTGGGGCTCTGGCTGGCGACCGTGAAATTCCACGTGCAGAGCCTGTTGCGCACGACCGGGGCCCGCAATCGGGTCGAGGCGATCATCAATGCGCGGCGAATGGGGCTGCTTCCGGTCGCGCGCTGA
- a CDS encoding Crp/Fnr family transcriptional regulator, which translates to MRYQMFLGGTHELRAPSPIRDEKVQNVPSQADCNTCKIGALTIYAPTFAQSPQTICGLRKQVVRYRAHQTIQRAGEVPSRAYTLFKGWACRAIHFPDGRRQILSVLLPGDTICIENIWVDNYKVPFTVRSLTDVVLCAFEPRDLLEIVDANMPQQRMFSTHVQHMINQAERRLVDIGRRRAVARIARLVLDIHSTLRERGLVEGETFEFPLRQEDLADALGITTAHTNRTLLTLRRLGALEIRLGQARLLDIEALKRIGANE; encoded by the coding sequence ATGAGGTACCAGATGTTCCTTGGCGGCACGCATGAATTGCGCGCGCCTTCTCCCATCCGTGATGAAAAGGTGCAGAACGTGCCGAGCCAAGCCGATTGCAATACATGCAAGATCGGCGCGCTCACGATCTACGCGCCGACATTCGCGCAATCACCGCAGACGATTTGCGGACTGCGCAAACAAGTCGTGCGCTATCGCGCGCATCAAACAATTCAGCGCGCCGGTGAAGTGCCTTCACGCGCTTATACTCTATTCAAAGGCTGGGCTTGCCGCGCGATTCACTTCCCTGACGGGCGACGACAAATCTTGTCGGTGCTGTTGCCGGGCGACACGATCTGCATCGAGAACATCTGGGTCGACAATTACAAAGTGCCGTTCACCGTGCGCTCGCTGACGGACGTCGTGCTGTGCGCCTTCGAGCCGCGCGATCTGTTGGAGATCGTCGATGCGAACATGCCTCAACAGCGGATGTTCTCCACACACGTGCAACACATGATAAATCAAGCGGAACGGCGCTTGGTTGATATTGGCCGCCGTCGCGCGGTCGCGCGCATCGCGCGTCTTGTGTTGGATATTCACTCAACTCTGCGTGAGCGTGGCCTCGTCGAAGGCGAGACGTTCGAGTTCCCATTGCGCCAGGAGGATCTCGCCGACGCGCTCGGCATCACCACCGCGCACACCAACCGGACGTTGCTGACTCTACGTCGCCTGGGCGCTCTCGAAATCCGACTAGGCCAAGCGCGCCTGCTCGACATTGAAGCCCTGAAGCGTATCGGCGCGAACGAATAA